One uncultured Pseudodesulfovibrio sp. genomic window carries:
- a CDS encoding AEC family transporter, which yields MSPVILAILPIFGLILIGFVLHRLDFPGVGFWPVSERLTYYVLFPAMLVSGLSGRQFDASSMGLSLTLIGAVCLLGAFLVFTRTMFRLDGPVFTSVFQGAIRPNTYVGLSAAAGLLGPDWMALSAVALLTLIPLVNVLCVLVLSRHGRHGGGLGRVGLELIKNPLILACVVGMTLSVLNAPLPGVLLDLLTILGKAALPLGLLAVGAGLRFEGLGASTLPVALASLAHLVALPLAAYGCARLLGVEGLSVTTALIYTAIPVSVSAFILARQMGGDHDVMALIITAQTVLSALTMPLILALLG from the coding sequence ATGTCCCCCGTCATCCTCGCCATCCTGCCCATCTTCGGGTTGATCCTCATCGGCTTTGTCCTGCATCGTCTGGACTTTCCGGGCGTGGGGTTCTGGCCGGTGTCGGAGCGGTTGACGTACTATGTGCTCTTCCCGGCCATGCTCGTCAGCGGCCTGTCCGGGAGGCAGTTCGACGCCTCGTCCATGGGGCTTTCCCTGACCCTGATCGGCGCTGTCTGCCTGCTGGGGGCGTTCCTGGTCTTCACCCGGACCATGTTCCGGCTGGACGGCCCGGTCTTCACTTCGGTCTTTCAGGGCGCCATCCGGCCCAACACCTACGTGGGGTTGTCCGCCGCAGCCGGGCTGCTCGGACCGGACTGGATGGCCCTGTCCGCCGTGGCCCTGCTGACCCTCATCCCCCTGGTCAACGTGCTCTGCGTCCTGGTCCTGTCGCGCCACGGCAGACATGGCGGGGGGCTGGGCCGGGTCGGGCTGGAGCTGATAAAGAATCCGCTCATCCTGGCCTGTGTGGTCGGCATGACCCTCAGCGTGCTCAACGCCCCCTTGCCCGGCGTGCTTCTCGATTTGCTGACCATCCTGGGCAAGGCTGCCCTGCCGCTCGGCCTGCTCGCCGTGGGCGCGGGCCTGCGCTTTGAAGGACTGGGCGCGTCCACACTGCCCGTGGCTCTGGCCTCGCTGGCCCACCTCGTGGCCCTGCCGCTGGCCGCCTACGGATGCGCCCGACTGCTCGGGGTGGAAGGTCTTTCCGTGACCACCGCCCTCATTTACACCGCCATCCCGGTCTCGGTATCGGCCTTCATTCTCGCGCGCCAGATGGGCGGCGACCACGACGTCATGGCCCTGATCATCACCGCACAGACCGTCCTCTCCGCCCTGACCATGCCCCTGATCCTCGCCCTGCTGGGCTAG
- a CDS encoding CidA/LrgA family protein: protein MTTRAIAVPLRRKFHNSSLAQIGLVFLVWLASEGFVRTTHAPIPSGIVGLMVVILLLASRRLSLRSLRRGADWYLGEMLLFFIPAVPAVTAHPEFFGLLGLKLLAVIFLGTVAVMNVTALTVDLFFRLEARHDNLD from the coding sequence ATGACAACACGAGCCATAGCCGTTCCCCTGCGGCGCAAATTCCACAACAGCAGCCTGGCCCAGATCGGGCTGGTCTTTCTCGTCTGGCTGGCGAGCGAGGGTTTCGTTCGGACGACCCACGCCCCGATCCCGTCGGGCATCGTCGGCCTCATGGTCGTCATCCTGCTTCTGGCCAGCCGGAGGCTCAGCCTCCGCAGCCTGCGCCGCGGAGCCGACTGGTATCTCGGCGAGATGCTGCTTTTCTTCATTCCGGCGGTCCCCGCCGTCACCGCCCACCCGGAGTTCTTCGGCCTGCTCGGCCTGAAACTTTTGGCGGTCATCTTCCTGGGGACCGTTGCGGTCATGAACGTCACCGCGTTGACCGTGGATCTCTTCTTCCGCCTGGAGGCGCGCCATGACAACCTTGACTGA
- a CDS encoding DUF554 domain-containing protein, with translation MLPIGSIVNACAIIGGSLIGCFLQSRFPDRIRTIVFQGLGLCVLLIGIQMALKVENILIVIFAVLLGGITGEWLRLDTLLDRMGNRFKKLVRSKNATFTDGLVTTSLLFCIGAMAIVGSLEEGIHGDATIIYTKSILDGFAAIAFAATYGTGVIFSFIPVFLYQGSITIGASFFQQYFSDLMIAQITGCGGLLIVGIGINLLELTEIRLANLLPSLVYAVVLTYFFG, from the coding sequence ATGTTGCCCATCGGTTCCATCGTCAACGCCTGCGCCATCATCGGCGGTTCGCTGATCGGCTGTTTTCTGCAATCCCGGTTTCCGGACCGCATCCGGACCATCGTGTTCCAGGGGCTGGGGCTGTGCGTGCTGCTTATCGGCATCCAGATGGCGCTCAAGGTGGAGAACATCCTGATCGTCATTTTCGCCGTGCTGCTGGGCGGTATCACCGGCGAATGGCTGCGCCTGGACACGCTCCTGGACCGCATGGGCAACCGCTTCAAGAAGCTGGTGCGCTCCAAGAACGCCACCTTCACGGACGGGCTGGTGACCACCTCCCTGCTCTTCTGCATCGGAGCCATGGCCATCGTCGGTTCACTGGAGGAAGGCATCCACGGCGACGCCACGATCATCTATACCAAATCCATCCTCGACGGTTTCGCGGCCATCGCGTTTGCCGCCACCTACGGCACCGGTGTCATCTTCTCCTTCATCCCGGTCTTCCTGTACCAGGGCTCCATCACCATAGGGGCCTCGTTCTTCCAGCAGTACTTTTCTGACCTGATGATCGCCCAGATCACCGGCTGCGGCGGACTGCTCATCGTGGGGATCGGCATCAACCTTCTGGAACTGACCGAAATCCGCCTGGCCAACCTGCTCCCTTCCCTGGTCTACGCGGTCGTGCTGACCTACTTTTTCGGCTAA
- a CDS encoding LrgB family protein, which produces MTTLTEYWNTPLVQAAVWSLLTIGLYMVAKYAYRRWHRWWQMPLALAPALLIVLVWLLGEPYSRYHASAGWLLTMLGPVTVAFAVPIYEQRRLIRRYWAILGIGMVAGSATAFVTSWIFASILGIDGALRLSLLPRSISTPFAVDVSRDIGGTADLTAVFVIVTGVLGSIVGGFLADRLPLRSALARGAMLGVAAHGAGTAKASELGTEEGAVAGLLMVLVGMLNVLGASIFSLFR; this is translated from the coding sequence ATGACAACCTTGACTGAGTATTGGAACACGCCGCTGGTGCAAGCCGCGGTCTGGTCTCTGCTGACCATCGGGCTCTATATGGTGGCCAAGTATGCATACCGCCGCTGGCACCGCTGGTGGCAGATGCCCCTGGCCCTGGCTCCTGCCCTGCTGATCGTGCTGGTCTGGCTCCTGGGCGAACCCTACAGCCGCTATCACGCCTCGGCGGGCTGGCTGCTGACCATGCTGGGGCCGGTCACGGTGGCCTTTGCCGTACCCATCTATGAACAGCGCCGCCTCATCCGCCGCTACTGGGCCATCCTCGGCATCGGCATGGTGGCCGGATCTGCCACGGCCTTTGTGACCAGCTGGATCTTCGCCTCGATCCTCGGCATAGACGGCGCCCTGCGCCTGAGCCTATTGCCGCGTTCCATCAGCACCCCGTTCGCTGTCGACGTATCCAGGGATATCGGCGGCACGGCGGACCTGACGGCGGTCTTCGTCATCGTCACCGGGGTCCTCGGCTCCATCGTGGGCGGATTTCTGGCCGACCGGCTTCCCCTGCGATCGGCCCTGGCACGCGGTGCCATGCTCGGCGTGGCGGCCCACGGTGCGGGCACGGCCAAGGCCAGCGAACTCGGCACCGAGGAAGGGGCCGTTGCCGGACTGCTGATGGTCCTCGTCGGCATGCTCAATGTACTGGGAGCGTCCATCTTCTCGCTCTTCCGTTAG
- a CDS encoding LysR family transcriptional regulator, giving the protein MEFRKIEMFVEVVRQQGFSKAAKVLFSTQSTVSKAVRQLENELDAPLLDRNARGIVMTPSGEVVYRRGLRLLAEKGDMESELEELQGLTKGSLVLGLPPIGASTLFAPVFAEYRRRYPGIDIRLVEHGSAELEELLLAGRVELAASLLPVAEDFEWLPIRCEPLVALLSRDYPQASRGKIRLEALREVPFILFEDGFALNRIILAACRRSGFEPAVITKSSQIDFICKLAGAGLGAAFLPRVVAEQRTSGEVGLVEIEDSYTAWDMAVIWRRGAYRSRAAQAWLDVVRDLYGGASSA; this is encoded by the coding sequence ATGGAGTTCAGAAAAATAGAGATGTTCGTCGAGGTGGTCCGCCAGCAGGGCTTCTCCAAGGCGGCCAAGGTGCTGTTCAGTACCCAGTCGACGGTCAGCAAGGCCGTGCGCCAGTTGGAAAACGAGCTGGACGCGCCGTTGCTGGACAGGAATGCCCGGGGCATCGTCATGACGCCCTCGGGCGAGGTTGTCTACCGAAGGGGGCTGCGCCTGTTGGCCGAAAAGGGGGACATGGAAAGCGAACTGGAGGAGCTGCAGGGCCTGACCAAAGGTTCGCTGGTGCTGGGCTTGCCGCCCATCGGTGCCTCCACCCTGTTCGCCCCCGTCTTTGCCGAATACCGCCGGCGCTATCCCGGCATCGACATCCGGCTGGTTGAGCACGGCAGCGCCGAGTTGGAAGAACTGCTTCTCGCCGGGCGGGTGGAACTGGCCGCTTCCCTGTTGCCCGTGGCCGAGGACTTCGAGTGGCTGCCGATACGCTGCGAGCCTCTGGTGGCACTGCTTTCTCGGGATTATCCCCAGGCGTCGCGCGGCAAGATCCGGCTGGAAGCCTTGCGGGAAGTTCCTTTCATCCTGTTCGAGGACGGCTTTGCCTTGAATCGGATCATCCTGGCGGCCTGTCGCCGCAGCGGGTTCGAGCCCGCGGTCATCACCAAGAGCAGCCAGATCGATTTTATCTGCAAGCTGGCCGGGGCCGGGCTGGGCGCGGCCTTTCTGCCCCGGGTCGTTGCCGAGCAGCGGACCTCGGGCGAGGTCGGCCTGGTGGAGATAGAGGATTCGTATACGGCCTGGGACATGGCCGTCATCTGGCGGCGGGGCGCGTATCGCTCCCGGGCCGCCCAGGCGTGGCTCGATGTGGTCCGCGATCTGTACGGCGGCGCATCGTCGGCTTAA
- a CDS encoding N-acyl homoserine lactonase family protein, translating into MNSYKIHPIVMGTKVFDKGMMTYQHDYGTPYTIPIYTWYIEGGDKNILVDTGEMQPIVSEDREKAIGGKIYTFEEGLAKYGLKPEDIDIIIHTHLHNDHCENDYKCPNATIYVHEKEMESVYNPHPLDFRYLEDYVDDAKENGQIVTVDKDTEVLPGITMIHTPAHTPGGMSVKIETDKGSVLICGFCTILENLDPPKEVRAMEMEVIPPGTNTGPYEAYDILLKARDMADYVLPLHEPKWASMETIPE; encoded by the coding sequence GATCGTCATGGGCACCAAGGTCTTCGACAAGGGTATGATGACCTACCAGCACGATTACGGCACCCCCTACACCATCCCCATTTACACCTGGTACATTGAGGGTGGCGACAAGAACATCCTGGTGGATACCGGCGAGATGCAGCCCATTGTTTCCGAAGACCGCGAAAAGGCCATCGGCGGCAAGATATATACCTTCGAGGAAGGGCTGGCCAAGTACGGCCTCAAGCCCGAGGACATCGACATCATCATCCACACCCACCTGCACAATGACCATTGCGAGAACGACTACAAGTGTCCGAACGCAACCATCTACGTGCACGAGAAGGAGATGGAGTCCGTCTATAACCCCCATCCGCTGGATTTCCGCTACCTTGAGGACTATGTGGACGACGCCAAGGAGAACGGCCAGATCGTGACCGTGGACAAGGACACCGAGGTCCTGCCCGGCATCACCATGATCCACACCCCGGCCCACACGCCGGGCGGCATGTCCGTGAAGATTGAGACCGACAAGGGGTCGGTGCTCATCTGCGGCTTCTGCACCATCCTCGAGAACCTGGATCCCCCCAAGGAAGTCCGGGCCATGGAAATGGAGGTCATCCCTCCGGGCACCAACACCGGCCCCTACGAGGCCTACGACATCCTGCTCAAGGCCCGCGACATGGCCGACTACGTCCTGCCGCTCCACGAGCCCAAGTGGGCGTCCATGGAGACCATCCCCGAATAG